In the Bartonella apihabitans genome, GGTAACGACAACGCTCGTCGGGTAATAGATTTCGAGTTCTTTTGTTTTGTCAGGCCAGCCGAGTGTCGAGAACGGCCACAAGGCAGATGAAAACCAGGTGTCGAGCACATCTTCGTCCCGCCGCAATTCAACCGCTTTGCCGTAATGCGCGTCAGCAGCCTTTTGTGCTTCCTCGGCCGATTTCTCGACAAATACCTTGCCGTCCGGCCCGTACCAGGCCGGAATTTGGTGTCCCCACCATAATTGGCGGGAAATGCACCACGGTTCGATATTTTCCATCCAGTTGAAATAGGTTTTTTCCCAATTTTTGGGAATAATTGTGGTCTTGCCGTTCTTGACAGCATCAATGGCCGGTTTTGCAAGCTCTGCCGCATTGACATACCATTGATCGGTCAACAATGGTTCGATCGGTACGCCACCGCGGTCTCCATGGGGAACCATGTGGGTGTGGTCTTCAATGCCGGCAAGATAGCCGCCCTCTTCCATCATCTCGACAATCTTTTGCCGAGCGACAAAGCGGTCCACCTGATCGAATGTCTCGACAAGCTTGTCCAGCTCTTCGGTCTTCTCCAGATCTTTCAGAAAATCCTCGTTGTCACGCAGAAAAATTTTCGCATTTTCTGTCATGATGTTGATGATTCTCAGATTATGACGACGCCCTACTTCAAAGTCGTTGAAGTCGTGCGCCGGTGTAATTTTAACAGCACCTGTGCCCGCCTCGGGATCGGCATAATCATCACCGACAATTTCAATTTTGCGGCCGACAAACGGCAATATCGCGTGGTGGCCGATAAGCGCCTTATATCTTTTGTCTTTCGGATTAACAGCAATACCGGTATCGCCAAGCATAGTCTCCGGCCGTGTTGTCGCCACAACAATGAAGGTGCCCGGATCATCCGGATTGAAGACTTTACCTTCCAAAGGATAACGGAAATGCCAGAGATGACCCTTTACTTCCTTCTGCTCGACCTCAAGATCGGAAATTGCGGTCAACAATTTCGGATCCCAATTGACAAGACGTTTGTCTTTATAAATCAACCCTTCTTTATAAAGGGTAACAAAAACCTCGAGCACCGCACGCGAAAGCCCTTCATCCATTGTGAAACGCTCGCGCGACCAATCGCAAGAAGCGCCCAGACGCCGCAATTGGTGTGCTATTTTGCCGCCCGATTCTTCGCGCCATTGCCAAACACGTTCGACAAATTTTTCCCGCCCCATTTCCTGTCGGGTCGGTTCTTTTCTTTGCGCGAGTTGCCGTTCGACAACCATTTGTGTGGCAATACCGGCATGATCCATACCGGGTTGCCACAAAACATTCTTGCCCCTCATACGCTCGAAACGAACCATAATATCCTGAATGGTATTATTGAGCGCATGTCCCATATGAAGAGAGCCGGTAACATTAGGCGGCGGAATGACGATACTGAACGCTTCCGCACCGGGCTTCGAACCAGCGCCAGCTTTGAACACGCCGTTGTCTTCCCATTGTTTTTCTATACGGGGCTCGGTCGAGCCGGCATCATATGTCTTGTCTAACATTCTCTTTTCCAATTATTACCGGTACGCGATTGCACTCTTTGCCCATTTCAAAAAATGGCCGAGTTTAATCTGGACAACACTATTTTACGGTTGTAGCCGACTTCGTGTCAGGATTCAAAAAATAATGGAATAATTCTGCATAATTTGTCGAAAAAATAAAACCGCCTACCAACACAAAAACACTTTGCATTTATGAGACGGCTTTATAACCCGAATTGGCTTTCGATGACTATATCTGCCCGCAATCAAAATTGGATTAACGGAGAAATTCCCCGCCCTTATCCCTGATCGGACGGAAAATTTCTCTTGAATGCGCCACTAATTTCTTCACGCAAGATTTTCTCGACAAGAGCAGGCCAACGTTTTTGCAGCCATTGTACAAGAATTGGCCTCAGAGTTTCTTCGGCCAGAGCATTAACATGGTTCCAAAATTCAGGGCTGAAATGAATATCGGAATAAATATCCTCATTATTCACTTCCGTATTTGTCGCGTTATCGGCAGCCGTTTCAACATCCTGCCGAGCTGACAAATCTGCGCTTTGCATCTGTTGATAATTCCTGTTGTCCGGTGCAATCTGTTGTCCACCGGCTAAGTCGGCATTACCCGCTAAATCGGTAGGCCGGTTATTAAAATCCTGCGGAGCCTCATTGACAGTGTTTTGCTGTTGGAAAGAGGATTGTAATGGCTCATCAACCGGTTTTTGACGAAGAGCCGATGGCGCGGATACATCATTTGAAAAAGCATCTTCAGCACCAGCATCAGCCACGTTTTGATTGCTGTCTTTTTTTAGCCCTATCCGTGCGGCCAGTACCTTCATAGCCTCATCAACCGACAAATCATCAAGTCCTGTCTGTGCATTATTTTGCGCATTATTTAATGCTTGTTGTCCTGTGGCTGTAGCAGCGCTCCGATTATTCACAGATGGTTTTGCAGCAGTACGATCATTTACACGACCGGTATTTTCCTCAATTATTTCTCGTATAGACGCGAGTATCTCATCCGTTGTCGGTTGTTCCCTCAACGCATTTGAACTTTGTGCCATACCATTAACCTCATAAATGCAATCTGAATCTGCGTTGAACTTAGCAAATCGTTAACCCTACTAAAATAATGGAGGGCATCTTCCAACCTACTACGCACAGATTTCTTCGCTCCGCCCCGCTCCGTTTTTGGCAAGCTTGATGTTCAAGCAATATCCAACGGCCGAAATTTGCATTTTCGAATTAAATGTAGACTTGTAACCGCGCTCTATATTTTTCGAGTCTCTTCCGTTTCCCGTTTTTTGTGACCTAGCAATTTACCAAAGAAATCGCGCTATTCGTGACGACGGGTTTTGTATTCTCTCAATCACGATCGGGAATATGAAATTCCTTCCGGAAAAATGTCTTGTTAAATATCCATCCGCAACGGAATGGGCGCTTTGTTTTTATTTTTCGTATTTCAATAATAATCAAGTGTTCTTGTCGAATTTCATTCAAAACGATATATATAAATTAACTTTTTAATCTATTCCGTATAGCCCCCACAAAAACTTTTCCATTAAATTATTTTTTCAAACTCTTTCTTCGAAAAAATCATATTTATTGTATATACAATAAATTTCTATTTTAAATTAATGTAAAAAATTATTCACTATTTATGCGTTTTCTATTCAAACATAAAAAATAGAAACTTCACAAAAATAAAAGGGTACATGGATTACCATTGCACCCTAATTTTGTTCTTTTGAACGATGATGAAAAATCGTCTTATTAGCTAAACTTAGCGACCGTCCGGTGTACGCACACCAATCCATTTATCCTTCACGGCCTTGTTGTGTTCTTCCGGATCATATTTAACGACACGCAAGCCTAATTGTTCGGCTGTCATTTTACCAATTGCAGACTGGACATTATAGCTTGCGACTACAACATTCCGTTCGGCCGTAACCAGAGAAATCTGTGCATCAATAAGCTGGGTGCGTGAATTCAAAACATCCAGAGTTGTCGCTTGACCAACGCGATTTTCCTGTACCCGACCATCAAGAGCAATTTCAGCAGCACGAACACTGTCACGATAAGCGATAACCGAAGCACGAGCGCCTTCCAGTTGCGACCAGGAAGAGGACATATTTTCGCGAACACTATCCTGAGCAAGATCCAACTGGATTCTTGCTTGCCCGAGTTGTTCTTTTGACTGCCGGATTTGGGCCGAAGTACGTCCGCCCTGATAGATAGGAACATTAATGGAAACGCCAACAGAGTTGGACCGTCCACCATCACCAGGGCCATTATAAATCTGGTTATAGGAAGTGCTTGCCGATAAATCCACCTGAGGAAGCAAAGCACCTTCCTTTGCTTTCACATTATAGGAGCTCGCATCAATCAGATATTTTGAATAGAGAATCGCAGGGTAAGTCGCTGCACCGATTTTGTATCCTGCATCCGGCGAGGCCGGCAGAGCTTTGGAAACCGGAGGCCGCTCCAACTTGTCCGGATCAGCCCCGATAACCTGCCGATAGACTGCTTCGGCCGATTTGACATCGGCACGTGCAAGACTAAGTTCGGATACTGCAACAGAACGGGCTGCTTCCGATTGCGCCAAATCTGTACGCGTTCCTTCACCGACATCAAGTTTTGCTTTATCAGCACGAACCTGTTCTTCAAGTGCTGCAAGGTTCTGACGGCGCAATTCTGCAATTTGGCGATATTGGAAAACATTGGCATAAGCAGTTGCTGCATTTACCAGCATATTCTGCTCGGTATTTCGAAGATATTCCCGTTGCGCCTGTGCCTTGACCTCTGCCGAAGCAACCGTGTTCTTGGTAACAAAGCCATCAAAGACTTTCTGGCTTAATTGAACACCCAGTGAACCGGTGGTTGTATAGTAAGTTGTAGCAGCGCTGCGCCCACGCGCATAGGAGCCAAACCCCTCAATCTGTGGGCGGAAATTCGATTTAGCAATAGCTATATCCTCGTCAAGAATACGAGCACTTGCTCTTTCACTGTTCAAATTGCCATTGTTCGTGTAAGCTTTGGCGAGAGCCCCCATTAGCGTTTCGGCATGCACCGATTGCGTTGCAAAAACAACGCCTGATAGCAACAAAGCCGACAAAAGAGCTTTTTTTGTTTTCACCACAGCTACACCTCTATTCAAAAACTTTCAGTAACTCGTCTTACCCGGACGAGATGTTACTATTTACTCGACCATCACAAAAAAGCAATGGATCGAAGCATTAAAAATCAAAACGTTGCACAAGCGCAACCCTCGGGAGGAACATTTAGAATACGAATTCCGGTGTTTTTATAAACCCTTCCAAAGGATTGATTGCAAGGTTGAATAAGCGACGAGCCGAAACAACGCCATCTTCTTTCATATAAAGGCGCGCAACCGCAGAATTTCCTTGCCCCTCTGCTACGAGAAGTCTTCCGCCTTCCCTAAGCTGTGCAAAAAGGCCTTCGGGTATAAAATCCACAGCCCCTTCCAGCAAAATCACGTCGAACGGCAACTTCTTCCGCGTAACCTTTTGTCAATGGCCCCTTCACAACAACAACATTGTCATAACTGCCATTTTGCAAATTTTCATTGGCATAGGCTGCCAATTTTTCGTCTTCTTCCAAAGCAATGACCGAGCTCGCCAATTTGGACAAAAGTGCGGCACTATATCCCGTACCTGCACCGATATCGAGCACAACATCTTCAGACTTGATATCGGCCGCCTGCAACAGTTTTGCCAGAGCCGCAGGTTTCATAAGATAACGTCCACGTCCTCCGGCACGCGAAGCCGTCAACGGAATCGCCTCGTCTGTATAGCTCAATTCCCTCAGGTTTTCCGGTACGAATTTTTCGCGGGGAACGGTCAAAAATGCTGCCAGAACTCCCAGCTTCGTGACATCTACGGTTCGAATCTGCCCGTCTACCATTCTCTGCCTGAGCATTGAAAAATCTGCTGCCATAACCGAACTTCCTTTTTAATCCACCACGTAAAAATGCTGTAACGGAAATATATACCCTGAGAGGTGTCGCAAAAAACACGGCTACAGTCAATCACAAGATTTAGCGGCCCTGTTTTCCGTTAGAGAAATCAGCAAATAGAGTTTTTCCCACTTAATAGTTCCGTTTACGAGTCCATATACCACAGAAAAAGATTTTGATCACAAAAAACTCTGGGATCACAAAAAACCGGGGGATCACAAAAAAGCTCGGGCTTTTCGTGAGCCTGAAGTTCCAAATCAGGGTAGAAGCACCTCTGGCTCGCACGCATTTTGTCCTTGTTGCCCGAAAACGGCATTTACCAGCCAAGTTCGTGATAACAACCATTTCCTATTGTTGAAAACTTTATGAATAAAGCTGCTCAAATAAAGAGAAGCCGAACAAACTGTTTTGCCCTCACAACAATATTCCGGAATTATCAAAAACACTGCCCCGGGAAGAACCCTGCTCACGCCGTGACAGAACAGATAATTTTCTTTCTTCATCAAAAACGTTTTAATGAAATCGTATAAGGAAAAACGTGAAGACGCAGGCGATTAAGTGGAGGCCTCGCCCGGAATCGAACCGGGTTACAAGGATTTGCAGTCCTCTGCGTAACCGTTCCGCCACGAGGCCTCAAAAAAATGTACGTAGGTCATTAAGTTAAGCAAACGCTTCCGTCAAGATACCCGATTATGATTATGTGTATTTTTTGATAAATCTTTTCCGATGATTTAACTTTGGATTTTTGTATGGTGTAGCGGAAGATGATTTGGGTCTCTTCCTGACATATCTTTAAAAATTTAGCGGCTACAATCATTTCGTCGTGAAATATGATAACCCGTTTTGATGCCAAGTTAAAAATCGGAAACGGTTTTTATATGCAAACAACAAAAATGACCGGAATGGCAACAAAAATTTCTAAGAACAATCCTCCTTTCAAAAAGTAAGTCTTGGAAAAATCCCTTCTTGCGTAGAGCTGCGGCTTTATTGCGTGAGAAAAATAAGGGTTTCATCCTTTTTATCGGCTCGGCCGAAGGCAGTGTCTTTCACCAACAGCTTGCCAAAAAGGCCAATTTTCCGGATAATTTGTTGAAATTGAAGCTTCTATCAAGGTCGTCACGAGATTTTTTTTAAAAAATATCATTTCCCTATTTGCAAAACATAAATTCATTTGCTATAGCCCTGCTGCATCACACAAGTGAGCGCCATTCCCCGGTAGCTCAGTGGTAGAGCAACCGGCTGTTAACCGGTTGGTCGCTGGTTCGAATCCGGCCCGGGGAGCCATTTAATTCTTGGCTGTTCTGGATGAGGTTTTCCGAAATAGCTTATTTAGACTAAACGTTCGCTGTTATGGCTTGTGTAAGAATTATACGAAATAACGGTCAGGGCAGTTTTTTTGAACTTTGAGAAATATCTTTAAAATTAATCTGTTGTTATAAAGTTTCTGGAAGTTCGCCCGTTCTTTCTTTGCAACGCGTTACAAACATTTTTGCGCTGTTCTATTTGGCATATTTCAATAAGCCATTTTCTTGAGTTGCGTCTTAATTAACCATCTGAACGAACATTGCCCTTTCAGCCATATGTTCATGCCGGTCTTTCTCACGAAACTCTTCCCCGTCACGCTCAAAACGCGAAATTATTTATCCATAAAACGGTTTTGTCACTGAAAGACAGAGCCTTTTCAAATTCCTGACCGAAGCGAGCGAAGAGGTTAAAACACGTTGCTATCGAAAAAATTCCGATCTCTCATGTAACTCTGTTACCCAGAGCAGTATAACGCTTGCTGCCCTAGTGATGTGGTGAGACGTTTTTTTACGATAAAAATATTTCCATGAGACTTCAGGAACGCCATTGAATGATTTATGAATGTCTTCTGCGATCCTCTTCGCGATTGGCATAGCGATCAAGCTCCGCTTCTTCCATAGGATCTCTTTCCGGCTCTTCCAAAGCCCGCTCTTCCCATTCCCGCATTGAGGCAAGTGCAAGCAATTTTTCCACATAGTCTAGTGATTTCCGATTTAACGGAAGATTGTAGGTTCTAACACGAAAAGCCACCGGACAGAAAAATGCATCAACCGCAGTAAACTTGTCCCCCGCCAGAAACGGACGGAAAATTCTTCAAGGCCTGACAGAAATAATTCATCCAATCTGCGAATGTCTTTTTCCAAATCCGCAGTCATTTGTTTCAACTTTGCAACAACCCCGACAGACATCGGGCATTGGGTACGCAACGATTGAAATGATGAATGCATTTCAGCGGCTGCCGAACGCGCCCACGCCCTGGCAATACGTTGTTCCGGCCAAACGGAAGCATAGCTTTCAAATAAATATTCCGTTATCGCCAGACTATCCCATATTGTTACATTTTCATCAATCAGAACCGGAACTTTTGCAGATGGTGAAAACACCTTGAACTGATCAAAATTATCCGGCTTGAAGCTATGCCTTATTTCCTCGAATTTTATACCGAGAGTTTTCATAAGTACCCATGGCCTTAGTGACCATGAGGAGTAATTTTTGTTAGCAATATGAAGTTGGTACATTCGGAAAGGCCCTGACATTTTTAAAATAGGTTTTACAATTTTCTTGCCCGATAGAAATCCGGATAATTTTCTCATCGTCCAAGATGTTATTCAAGATTGCAGCAACACCTATTGAACTACACAAAATTTTTTAAATTCACGTCTTATTAGTCTAATAATATGACTTTCGTACCGGAAGCTACCACTTCATCATATTCTCCCGATAAGTTAAATGAATTCAACAAAATAAAACCTCTCCTTTTAAAAAAGGAGAGGTTTTATCTGTCGTATTTCTTGATAATTTAGAAAAACAAATTTTTACAGTTCGTCAATCGCGGCTGATCAGAACTGGTATTTGATCTTAATACCGCCACCGCCGCCTTCACGTCTACCAATGAAGCCCTGACCGGTGACATCAACACTCAATGCATCAATCGTGCTTACAGGCTTCATCGAAATACCTGCCTCCACAATGCCTGTGTCACCTTCAAGCGACGGCTTGTCCAGTTTCAATCCATAAGCACGGGCTGCAACTTCACCATCAAATTCATGATCGTAAGCAATACCAACATATGGTTTGAGCTGTTGGTTATAAATCATTGTATATCTTGTGCCGATGCGTAAACGTGAACTATCTGCTTCGTCAAAGTGCAAACGGTCACGACCGACATCAACGGTTTCGCTATCAATTCTCGTCCAGAAATAGCGGCCATAGACGTCAACCGAATTACGTTCGTCGAAATTCATGACATAACCGACACCACCATGTAGGCCGTAATAGTCCGCCCCACTGTCGTAATCGCTCCCTTGGCCGAATTCGCCCAACAAGTCATCTGTGTCGAAATCGGTATCTATATGACCGGCACGGAATGATGCTTCCGCATAAAGTCCGTCTGCCTGACCTGCTTCAAGCTTGTTAACCCACCCCAAGCCTGTACCGGCAAAATCAATCCGGCCAAGAACACCACCACCTGTATAGTGTGTGTCCCCGTCACCATGAACAGATGCATAATTGGCAAAGCTGTTATAGGTGTCATATGTACCGCGGCCATATTCGAAGAATGCGCCGAGCGTTACCGGATGTTTGTCTGCAAGTTCAAAGCCGGTTGCCAAGCCGACAGCCATATTGAAACCGTCAACATCTGCATGACTTCCTGTCTTGTAACGGTTCGAGCTACCGTCAATAACAAAGAACGGCATCAAATTCATCTGCCATGGATTATTGCCAGCCTCTGCAACAGAACTTCTGGCTGAACGAATACCGGCATTAGCTATCAAATCCGCCCCTTGATTCAAGAAGCCCAGAGATGCAGCACGTCCTTCCGAAAATGCTTTCGTTTGCGGGTTCAGACGACCCGCAAGCTCGCGATTACCGCTTTCGCCGTTAGCGTTGCTGTCATTATCGTCAGGTTTTTCTTCTCCAATTTGCCGACTATTCAGAGTGGTTAGAACATAACCATTACCGGATTGTTCTGCCTTCATGTCATAGATGATGAAGTTACCCTGTTTAACTTCCATATGAGAGATAAGCGGCCCATTAGCAGTTTTATCAATAAGCGTAATTTTGTCGTCAACTCGTAAACGACTACCATCGTTGTCAATTGCAACTTTATGCGTCGTATTGGCAAGATTAACAGGGGTGTCGCCGGTGATGTTAATCAAAGTCTCATTATTGACGACATCCTTTGGCAGAACCCAATTGTAATTTTCTACGTTTTCAATGCCCACCAGATCACCGCGGAAGTGAACGAGGTTCAATGTATTGCCGGTAAAAACATCCGTGGACGATCTGACCTCGCCGTCAAAAAAACCACCATAAACGATGCCGCCGATTTTTACATGTTCACCTGTTAAAGTGATCAAATTATCCGTGGCATTGCCATTTGACGTATAACCACCATAAACATTGCCATTAATAGTCGCATTTTCAATCGACACGCTGTTATTTGTCGCATCACCAATAAGTGTTTTACCGCCGCCGCCATAATCAGCCAACTGCGCTCCATTCTTAACAATGAGTGAATTTCCGCTTGCATTACCATTTTCAGTAACGCCTGCTATGGCAAATGTATCAACTGTGGAATTCGAGCTCACCACTAAAGTATTGTTTATTGCCAAACCATTTTTTGCATAACCACTAATGACATCATGAACTGATGCATGATAAGAAATCGTAAGTGAATTACCTTCGGCATTACCCGTTGTTGAAGAATAGCCTGCATAAATTTCCCAAGGAACAGTCGAATTTTTAACCACTACAACATTATTTGTGACCGAGCTATTTGTTGAATAGCCCGCTATAATCTGCCCGTTAGCCGTTACGTCGGAAACAAAAACCTGATTGCTATCAGCACCCTTATTAGCTCGCCCGCCAAAAATTTCACTTCCAACAGACCCACCCGTAACATTTATAATGTTACGATCTGCACGACCATTTATTGCATCTCCGCCGTGAACGTATTCGCTAACAGAACCCCCGCTTACATTGACAGTGTTACCGGAGACATCACCCGATCCGCTAAATCCGCCAGTCAGATAGCCATTTACTATTGTTGTGTCGCCACTTATGGTAACGACATTATCTGTCACATTACCGGATGTATCTGCGTTACCTCCAATAACATTTTTCAGAGCCATTCCACCGGTAATGATAACCTGATTACCTGACACACTGACAGCACTTGGATTATCGACTTTATTATACAGTGAACGTCCGCCAAAGATATGTCCCTCTATCGTCCCTCCCGACATTTTAACCGTATTTTGTGACGCCGAGCCACCCTGTGATTGCCCGCCAATAACACCTTCGGCATTAATGCCTCTGACGTGCCCCAACTCGATTACAACCTGGTTTCCCTGCGCTATGCCATTACTACGACTTGTTGTTACGCCGCCCAAAACTTGTCCAACATCAGCATCGCCCGAAATTTTCACCAGATTATTTTTTGCTGCGCCATTTTGTCCGACATTGTATCCGCCATAAACCTGATATGTTACATAACTGGTGCCTGACATGCTTACGCTATTTCCGGAAGAAGAGCTACTGGCACGCCCTCCCATAACGGTACCTACTTTTGCCGATCCATATATAATGACCTTATTATTGATGACAGCTGCTTTACTGTAAGTCCAGCCACCAGAGACAACAGCCCTTATCTCGCCGGTCGTCATAGTCACCGTATTGCCGTCAACTATACCCGTATCACCGCTGCTATAGCCCCCGTAAATATCCGATCCAATACCAAAGCTGCCGCCCTCAACCAAAACAGAATTATTTTTTATATACCCGCTCTTCGAAGAACCTCCAAAAATAATCCCTGTTTCTGTTCCTCCTCTGATTATCACGCTATTGTTGGATGCACCCGTTGCTCCTTGTCCACCGGTGAGATTGTCGACAACAGTTCCCCCTGACTGCACAACAATGTTATTGTTAGCACTACCCTGCTTGGAAAAACCACCTATAACGTCGCGATCGATTTGGCCACCGGTTATAATAACCGTATTACGTTCAGCAACATAGTCGCCACCGTCCACGACTGCTCCATACACGTCCCTGTTGATTCTGGCGGTTCCCTTGATATTAACGGTGTTATCCGAAGCACCTTGAACACCCCCCGATGCCCCTGCCACGTCATAGGGAGCTTTATAATCGTCGCCTGTCAAATTATACGGGTTATCTATGGTAAGCGTATTGTTCTGAATGTCATTGGTCGGAACGACGAAGGTTTTACCATCAGCACCGAGATATCTGTCATATTCCTCTTGGGTACCATTATACACGACATCTTCAGCCCATGCATTCGTTGTATTTGTCCCTGAAAATGCCAATATCAACGCAAAAGCCGACACTGTCGTACGAAAACATTTATTATTCATTATAAAATTGCCCCGCTTGGAATGATTCTGATTATCGCTGAGGCCAATAGACCAGACCGAATTGAATTCAACAAGCATATCGCGCACATAAAATCAAGTGCAAACGAAAAATACAGAATTTATGTGACTTTTTATCCGTTTTTCTGGATAAATAGACATAAACTTTTTCATTTAATATTGAACAATTTTTTATTTCTATCGAATAATTATTTTCTTAATGACGAAAATTTAAATTTATTTTTATTATCGTTTATTGTTGTTACTGGTGATTAAAAAAAATTCACTCGATAGTTAATATTTTTTATCATTCACGCGTATCCCGCCTACCCCACATATCCTGCCTATCCGCCGTAGCTGGGCGATTAACGTGGTATTTTCGCGACTGAATACGAATCAGCGGAACATAACCGGTTACGCACCGAATAAAAATTTTTCGTTCGGAAAGAAGATGGGCTTATCAAATGCTGGCCTCTTTAGAACAATTGTGAAAAAGCAAAAGCGGATCGGGGATGCCTTTCCGGTATCAACAAACTCTCGAATGTTCGCTTATATTATTTCGAGCGCAATGGACGTTTCGTTCCGGGCTTTAGACGGACCTGTGCATAATGCTGAAGATTATATTGAGCGTAAGGAAAATTCGGGAATAGCTTGCCTCCCCAATTCCTGACAACCAACCATCATTTCTTGAGAAGATGCCCGCGCCGCCAGCAGAAACCGAAAAATTCTCTCTGTCAATTTGTAGAAAAAAATTCATCAACTTATTAAGTGTTCATAGTAAACAAAATTGAATAAAGTCGTTTAAATTCTTATTCCCTTTATATTTTGTAACAATCATAATAAAAAATCCCTGTTATATCATCATATAATAAAAACCTGCACTCTTTATTTAAAGAATGCAGGCTATCTTTTTATCTATTTCTCGTTTTTTTAAAAACCGTGTTACCGACAACAGCAACATCAATCGGTCAGAATTGGTATTTGATCTTGAGGCCGCCTCCGCCGCCTTCGCGCCTACCAATAAAGCCCTGACCGGTGACATCAACACTCAATGCATCAATCGTGCTAACAGGCTTCATCGAAATACCTGCCTCCACAATGCCTGTGTCACCTTCAAGCGATGGCTTGTCCAGTTTCAATCCATAAGCACGGGCTGCAACTTCACCATCAAATTCATGATCGTAAGCAATACCAACATATGGTTTGAGTTGTTGATTATAAATCATTGTATATCTTGTGCCGATGCGTAAACGCGAACTATCTGCTTCGTCAAAGTGCAAACGGTCACGACCGACATCAACGGTTTCACTATCAATCTTTGTCCAGAAATAGCGGCCATAGACGTCAACCGAATTACGTTCGTCGAAATTCATGACATAACCGACACCACCATGTAGGCCGTAATAGTCCGCCCCACTGTCGTAATCACTCCCTTGGCCGAATTCGCCCAAAACGTCATCCGTGTCAAAA is a window encoding:
- a CDS encoding TolC family outer membrane protein; protein product: MVKTKKALLSALLLSGVVFATQSVHAETLMGALAKAYTNNGNLNSERASARILDEDIAIAKSNFRPQIEGFGSYARGRSAATTYYTTTGSLGVQLSQKVFDGFVTKNTVASAEVKAQAQREYLRNTEQNMLVNAATAYANVFQYRQIAELRRQNLAALEEQVRADKAKLDVGEGTRTDLAQSEAARSVAVSELSLARADVKSAEAVYRQVIGADPDKLERPPVSKALPASPDAGYKIGAATYPAILYSKYLIDASSYNVKAKEGALLPQVDLSASTSYNQIYNGPGDGGRSNSVGVSINVPIYQGGRTSAQIRQSKEQLGQARIQLDLAQDSVRENMSSSWSQLEGARASVIAYRDSVRAAEIALDGRVQENRVGQATTLDVLNSRTQLIDAQISLVTAERNVVVASYNVQSAIGKMTAEQLGLRVVKYDPEEHNKAVKDKWIGVRTPDGR
- a CDS encoding DUF2497 domain-containing protein, yielding MKVLAARIGLKKDSNQNVADAGAEDAFSNDVSAPSALRQKPVDEPLQSSFQQQNTVNEAPQDFNNRPTDLAGNADLAGGQQIAPDNRNYQQMQSADLSARQDVETAADNATNTEVNNEDIYSDIHFSPEFWNHVNALAEETLRPILVQWLQKRWPALVEKILREEISGAFKRNFPSDQG
- a CDS encoding glutathione S-transferase — its product is MYQLHIANKNYSSWSLRPWVLMKTLGIKFEEIRHSFKPDNFDQFKVFSPSAKVPVLIDENVTIWDSLAITEYLFESYASVWPEQRIARAWARSAAAEMHSSFQSLRTQCPMSVGVVAKLKQMTADLEKDIRRLDELFLSGLEEFSVRFWRGTSLLRLMHFSVRWLFVLEPTIFR
- a CDS encoding valine--tRNA ligase produces the protein MLDKTYDAGSTEPRIEKQWEDNGVFKAGAGSKPGAEAFSIVIPPPNVTGSLHMGHALNNTIQDIMVRFERMRGKNVLWQPGMDHAGIATQMVVERQLAQRKEPTRQEMGREKFVERVWQWREESGGKIAHQLRRLGASCDWSRERFTMDEGLSRAVLEVFVTLYKEGLIYKDKRLVNWDPKLLTAISDLEVEQKEVKGHLWHFRYPLEGKVFNPDDPGTFIVVATTRPETMLGDTGIAVNPKDKRYKALIGHHAILPFVGRKIEIVGDDYADPEAGTGAVKITPAHDFNDFEVGRRHNLRIINIMTENAKIFLRDNEDFLKDLEKTEELDKLVETFDQVDRFVARQKIVEMMEEGGYLAGIEDHTHMVPHGDRGGVPIEPLLTDQWYVNAAELAKPAIDAVKNGKTTIIPKNWEKTYFNWMENIEPWCISRQLWWGHQIPAWYGPDGKVFVEKSAEEAQKAADAHYGKAVELRRDEDVLDTWFSSALWPFSTLGWPDKTKELEIYYPTSVVVTGFDILFFWVARMMMMGLHFMHDVPFHNIYMHALVRDKHGAKMSKSKGNVIDPLDLMDEYGADALRFTLAIMAAQGRDVKLDPARIAGYRNFGTKLWNATRFAEMNGVAYDPAFRPESVKLSLNRWILTELSKTIEAVTSGIETYKFNEAAAAVYRFIWNTLCDWYLELLKPIFQGEDENEKKEAQACVAWVLEQVYKILHPFMPYMTEELWALTATDKHKRDTMLALASWPDINFRDEKAAEDINWLIDVVGGIRSARAEMNVPAGAMAPLVIVEAGQTTKERVERHEAAIKRLARIETIEFANKVPEASAQIILGEATFCMPLGKLIDFEAERARLSKEMGKIDLDIEKVEKKLNNPKFVANAKPDIVEAERERLDELNAAKEKLVIAIKRLG